Genomic segment of Tomitella fengzijianii:
CTCCGCCTCCAACTGCAGGTCGGCGATCACGCCCGTCATGGCCGGCTGGTCGATGAGGGTCTTGCCGAACGCCTGCCGGTGACGCGCATGCCAGGCCGCCTCGGCCACGGACTGCCGCATGCCGGCCGCCGAGCCGTAGACGCAGTCCAGGCGGGTGCGCCCCACCATCTCGATGATCGTGCGCACGCCCCGGCCGACCTCGCCGACGAGCCACCCCACGGTGCCGTCCAGCTCGATCTCGGAGGACGCGTTGGACTTGTTGCCCATCTTGTCCTTGAGCCGCTGGATGCGGAACACGTTGCGCGCGCCGTCGGGCAGCACCCTGGGGACCAGGAAGCAGCTCAGCCCGGCGTTCGCCTGCGCGAGCACCAGGAAGGCGTCCGATTGCGGCGCCGAACAGAACCACTTGTGCCCGGTGAGAGCCCAGGTGCCGTCGGAGAGCTCCTCCGCGCGGGTGGTGTTGGCCCGCACGTCCGAGCCGCCCTGCTTCTCCGTCATCGCCATCCCGAAGATCGCCCCGGGCTTGTCGAGGGTCAGCTGCGGGTCGTACTCGCGCGAGAACGTGCGCGGCACCCAGAATTCGGCCAGATCGGGGCTGAATCGCAGCGATGGCACGGCGGCGTGCGTCATCGAGACGGGGCAGGCGTGCCCGGGCTCCACCTGTGAGAACTGCATGAACACCCCGGCACGTGCCACATTCGCGCCCGGTCTCGGGTCCGCCCAGGCGCTGGTGTGCGCACCGTGCGCCACCGCAGCGCCCATGATCCGGTGGTACGACGGGTGGAAGTCCACCTCGTCCACGCGGTTGCCGTAGCGGTCGTGGGTGCGCAGCTCCGGAGTGAACCGCTGCACGAGCTCCGCGTCCAGCTGGAACTGCGCGCCGCCCACCAGCTCGCCCACTTCGGTCAGGTGCGGCGCGGCCCAGCCCCCGCCGTAGCGCTGCACCGCCTCCGTGAGCGCCGCATTGGTCGTGTACTCGTTGATGTCCGTGCGCGGCGGCGGCTGGTTGAACACCTCGTGGGTGGGGTGGCCGCGGCGGGCCGTGCCGGTCTGCGCCCCGGCGCCGGTTGCGGTCATGACCTCGTTCCTGCTGTTCGACGCCTCATACACTCATTGAACCAGCATTCACCGGATGTCGACACCGATCCGGGGCGGCTGCTCGTCCCTGTGCGACCCCTGCGCGCCGGCCCATTCGTCGCCGACTCATTGCGCGCCGGCCCATTCGTCGCCGGCCCATTCGTCGCCGACTCGGGGGCGGGCCCATTCGTCGCCGCGCGCCGATTGCCCACTCGCGCTCGCGGTGTCCCGGCGTGTCGTCGCAATCGGCGCGCGGCGCGACAACGGGCGCGCGGCGCCATAGGCGGGCCCCGGCCAACCTGCGTGCGGCGCGACAACGGGCGCGCGGCGCCATAGGCGGGCCCCGGCAACCGGCGCGCAGCCCAACAACGGGCCCTGGCAACCAGCACGCACCCTGACGCGACGACGGCCCCACCATAGGGCGGGGCCGTCGTCAGGCGGTTCCGGCGGAAGCGCCGGTCCTGGTGCCACGGGGTCACATGTCGGCGAAACTTCCATATCCGCCGCGGAAGAACAGCAGCGGGTCCACGTCACGCGCGGCCTCGAGTGCTGTCACCCGGCAGACCGCGATCGTGTGGTCGCCGGCCTCATGCTCGAACGCCAGCTCCGCCTCGATGCGGGCGAGCGCCCCGCTGACGACGGGCGCACCGTTGTCACCGCGGAACCACGGCAGCCCCTCGAACTTGTCGCCGCCGCTCACCGCGAACCGTCCGCAGACCTCCTTCTGGTCCGCGGCCAGCACGTTGATGCACACCGACTCCACGGCGCGCATCGCCGGCCAGCTGGTGGACGTCTTCGCCGGGCAGAACGAGACATAGGGCGGGTCGAGCGACAGTGACGTCACCGACTGACACGCGAACCCGAGCGGACGCCGGCCGTCGTGCGCGGTGATCACGGTGACGCCGGTGCAGAAGTTGCCCAGTACGGCGCGCAGCGTCCGCGGGTCCACTTCCGCATCGGGTGCCGGCCGGGCCATGGTCACGGGGGTCATAGGAGCACCCCCGGCACCGGTTCGCTGCGCATCGAGAACCCCATGCGTCCGTCGCGCGCGGCCTGGTCGATGGTCGAGTGCAGTGCCGGGCACACCGAACCCGCCGAGCCCGTCGCCGCGCCGGAGGGCCGCACCTCACCCGCCTGCATCAGCGGGCAGGACTTGTGCGCGTCGTCGAGCCACTGGATGCTCGTGTGCTCGTCGCTGTATTTCTCGGCCAGCACCGTGGTGCCGCATTGCGAGCAGTCGATCGCCTGCATCTTGTCCTCCTTACGCGCCGGCGGCACCGGATCCGGCGGTGGCCTTCTGCTGCTTCTCTGCGCGCTTGCGCTCGACGTTCTCGGCCACCTCGCGGTCCCAGTACTCGTTGGCCTTGGTGACGTCCACGTCGAACTCGAAGCGGCGCACCATGTCCTCGGTGATGTCGTCGCGGTCCACGTAGAACTGCTCGTACCAGCGGCGCAGCTGGTAGACGGGGCCGTCGTCCTCGCACAGCAGCGGGTTGTCGATGCGCGCCTTGGTGTCCCAGATCTGCACGTCCTGCTCGAAGGTCTCCATGGTGCCGTTGCCGAACTGCTCGGCCAGCGCCTGCGCCTCCTCGTCGGACATGCCGGGCAGCTTTGACACCATCACGCCGTACTGCAGGCGGAACGCGTCGGGGCGCACGGGCACGTGGCAGTTGATCAGGATGACCTCCAGGCCGTCCTGCGCCGTCAGCCGGTTGATCATGTAGGAGGGGCCGAAGTAGGAGGCGGTCGACTGTGTCACGCTCTCCTCGCCGAAGTTCACGTAGTCCTCGCCCGCCATGTCCGCGCGGGGCTTGAACGACATCTCCTGGGTGGCGATGTGGTCCTCGAAGATGTTACGGAAGTGCAGCGGCTGGTTGAGGTGCACGTAGAAGAAGTGCGCCATGTCGACGACGTTGTCCACCAGCTCGCGGCAGTTGGTGCCCTCGATCAGCACCGAGCTCCAGTTCCAATCGGTCCACTTGTCGGAGCCGTATCCCTCGATCTCCGGGATGGTCTCCTCCTCGGTGGGCTTGCCGCCCTCCGGGTCGTTCCACACGTACAGCTGGCCGTTGCGCTCGAGCGTCGGCCAGTTCTGCGTGCGGGCGCGCATGGGCACACGCTTGGCGTAGGGGATCTCCTTGCACTTGCCGTCGCCGCCCCAGCGCCAGTCGTGGAACGGGCAGGCGATCTCGTCGCCCTTGACCGTGCCCTGGGAGAGATCGCCCCCCATGTGCCGGCAGTAAGAATCGAGGACGTTGAGCTCGCCCTTGGTGTCCTGCCAGACGACGAGCTTGCCGCCGAACGCCTCCACCGAGTGCGGCGTGCCGTCGCGGAAGTCCTTCGCCAGCCCCAGGCAATGCCAGCCGCGGGCGAACCGTTCGGGGTTACCGCCCGATTCGATCTCGCGCACCTCGTCGACGACCGTATCTGCGGCGCCCCGAACCTCTTCACTGACCGTCATGGTTCACTCCAATCTCGAACGTGGTGCCCCTCACAGTGGCCTGACTGTCGGCGCTGTCACAGAAGATTCCCGCCCAGGGGGATGCGCTTGGGTCGGGGGCCGCACCGATTGGGAGGCTGCGGTGGGCCGATGGTGGAAACTAGTACGGCACTGACGGAGCGGATCGAAGACGGAGGCACAGGTATGAAGATCGGCATCTTCTCGCCGGTGGTGGTGCACCACCCGGCATCGGCCAGCGCGTGGGAGGCGGAGGCCGGCATCGCCGAGCTCGCCGACATCGCCTCGGCGGCCGACGAGCTCGGCTTCAACCACCTGACCTGCAGCGAGCACGTGGCCATCCCCACCGACGTGGCCGCAGAGCGCGGCGGCACCTACTGGGATCCGCTGGCCACCTTCGGGTTCCTCGCCGCCCGCACCCGCCGGATCAGGTTCGCGACGCAGGTGCTGGTGCTCGGCTACCACCACCCGCTCGACATCGCCAAGCGCTACGGCACGCTCGACACCGTCAGCGGCGGCCGGCTGATCCTCGGCGTCGGCGTCGGCAGCCTCCAGGAGGAGTTCGAGCTGATCGGCGCGCAGTTCGACGGCCGCGGGGCGGTCGCCGACGACGCCATGCGCGCGCTGCGCGCCTCGCTCGGCCGGACTGCACCGGAATACTCCGGCACGCACTTCTCCTACCGCGACTGGTTCGTCAAGCCCGCCGCCGTGCAGGAGCACGTGCCGATGTGGGTGGGAGGACGAACTCCGCGGTCACTGCGCCGGGCCGCCGAGTTGGGCGACGGCTGGGTGCCGTTCGGACTGCCCCACAGCCGCTTGTCCGAGCTGCTGGCGCGCCACGAACTGCCGGACGGCTTCGACGTGGTGCTCTCCGCCGAGCATGCGGTGGACCCGGCCGACGAGCCGGACCGTTGCCGGGCCGCCCTGGAATCGACCCGCGACGCGGGCGCGACGGTCGCCACCGTCACCATCGCCGCACGCAGCGCCGCCCACTACCTCGAGCAGCTCGCCGCCCTCGCGGAGCGCGCGCGCGAGGTGGGCGCCCAGCTCGGCTGAGCGCCCACCCCGCGTCGTGCCGCGGCTACTTCTTGATCCACGCGTCGTCGAACAGCATCACGCTGTCCATCGTCGGCGTCACGCCGTGCACGTTCGGCGACCAGGCGACGAAATTGCTGCCCGACGCCATCGGAACCATCGGCGCGTGCGCGGTGAACTGCTGCTGCAGCTCGGCGAACGCGGCGCGCTTCGCGTCCTCGTCCGGGGCCTGCTGGATCTTCGCGAGCAGCGCGTCCATCTCCGCGCTGTGGTAGCCGGACGAGTTGTTGGTGGACGTGCTGCTGAGTGCGCTGTACAAGCGGATGTACGGCGCCGCGTCCGGCAGGCTCAAGGCGGTGTAGCCGATGTCGTAGTCGTGGTCGACATACAGGCTCTGCACCATGTCGGTCACCGTGGGCACGAAGTCGATGTCCACGGTGAGGCCCACGCTCTCGAGCATGGCCTCCACCGTCAGCGCGTACTTCTGCGACCGCTCGTCCTGCACGCTCACGTAGGTCAGGCGGGTGGCGACGCCGTCCGCCTTCGCCTCGTCGACGAGCGCCCGCGCCGTGTCCGGGTCGAGCCCCGGCGCAGTGCCGTCGGCGTCGTGCCACTTGGACCACGCCGGGAAGATCTCCTTGCCCGGGTCCGCGGCGCCGCCGTCCACACGCTGGTTCACGGCCTCCGGGTCCAGTGCCAGCATGACCGCCCGGCGAATGCGCTCGTCAGCCCCGGGCCTGCCGGGCCGGCTGTTGAGCTGGACCTGGTCGGTGAGGCTGTAGCGGTGCAGGTACCCCGGGAACCGCTGCTTCGCCTGCTCCACGTAGTTCGGATCGCGCAGGTAGGCCATCTCGATGTCGCCGCTGGCCAGCGAGTCGATCTTCGGCTTCTCGCCCGCGATGGACACGAAGGTCAGCCCGTCCACGTGAGGCTTGCCCGCCCAGTAGTCGGGGCGCGCCGTCAGCTCCAAGGTGGACTGGCCCAGCGACTTGACGGTGAACGGCCCCGCCCCGATCGGCCTGAAGGCGGCGCCCTCGCCGGAACCGGGAGCCACGATCATCCCGTGGCCCAGCGACAGCATCGCGGGGAACTGGTGCCACGGCCGGTTCAGCGTGTAGACCACCGTCGAATCGTCCACCGCCTCGACGGACGCGACGCTGTCGGTGAACACCTGCGCGTCTGGCCCGTTCAGCCGGTTGTACCGCTCGGTGCTGGCCACCACGGCCGCCGCGTCCAGCGGCGTGCCGTCGCTGAAGGTGATCCCGTCGCGCAACGTGAGCGTCCAGGACATGCCGTCGTCGCTCTCGTCGAGAGATTCCGCGATGCGCGGCTCGTAGGTTTCCGCGACGGCGTCGTAGCGCACCAGGACGTCGTAGACCGCCGCGAGCTCCGTGCCGCCTGTCGTGCCCGACGCCTGGGTCTTCACCGGGTCCAGGCTGCGGACGGGGGCGTACGAGGCGAACCGCAGCACACCGCCGTCCACCGGTTCGCCGCCGTCCGGCTGGTCGCCGATGATGCCGACGGTGACCTCGCCGTCCGACGTTGCGGTGGCTCCGCCGCCCGGACTCTCGCTCACGCAGCCCGCCAGGACCAGCGCGGCGCCGCAGAACATCGCGGCCGCCCGCACTCCCCTTGTGAGCCTTGTGGACCCGCCTGCCCCTGTAGTCCCTGTGAACATGGTTCCTCTTCCCATTACGCAAGAAGGCAGGCGTCATCGCCCCTCGTGCCCGCCTTGTGGTTCCTTCGGCGGACCGCCGCGGCACCCCGCGCCGCGGTCCCTTCCGGCCCGCCGATTCTTTTGGCCGCCTGCGCTCGCCGGCAGCGCGCCGGTCAGCGCATCAGCACCTGACCGCCGTCGACGGGCAACGAATGCCCGGTGATGTACTTGGCGTCGTCGCTGCACAGGAACGCCACCGCGGCGCCGATGTCGCCCTCCGGGTCGCCGAACCGGTGCAACGGCACCGTGTTCAGGTACGCCTCCGCCTCCTCGGGCCGCTGCTCGGCCCAGGTGGCGAGCCCCGGCGACAGCGACAGCGGCAGGATCGCGTTGACCCGGATGCCGTCGTCGGCCCACTCGCACGCCGCCGTCCGGGTCAGCGCCCGGATCGCCTCCTTGGCCGCGGCGTAGATGCCGTAGCCCGACGGGTCCCAGCGGACCCCCGCCGCGGATCCGAGGTTGACGATGGATCCGCCGCCCGACAGGTGCGGGTGGCACGTGCGCATCAGCCGCAGAGTGGCCAGCGGGCCGGAGTCCATGACGCGGCCGTAGTCGTCGTCGGTGATGTCCAGCAGGCGCCCGTTGACCACCGTCTGGGCGTTGTTGACCAGGATCGACATCGAACCGAAGTGGTCCACCACGCGCTCGGCCAGCGACTCCGTGTCGAAGGGGTCGGTGACGTCGCAGGTGAAGGCCTGGGCGTCGCGCCCGCGCTCCCGGATCTCCTTCGCCGTCTGCTCCACCTTCTCGTAGGTGCGGCCGGCCAGCGCCACCTTCGCTCCGCGCTCGGCGAGCGCGAACGCGATGCCCTGCCCGACGCCCTGTCCGGCACCGGTGACCAGTGCCACCTTGTCTTTGATCGTCATGTGTTCCGGGTCCTTCCTCGAAGTATTTCCAGCGGTTCAGGCGCGCACGGAGACGCCGGGCGGCGCCGGGATCCCCGCGGCGCCCCCGTTTGCGCCACCGGCATCCGCAGTGGCCACCGGCCCGTACGCGGACTCGGGGTCCAGCACGCAGTGCGTGCGCCCGTAGACCGTGTACATGCACCGGTTGCAGTGCGTGCACAGCGTCTGCTTGCCGTGGTCCTCGCGGACCGCGTTGACCAGGCCCGGCTCGCGCAGCAGTCCGCGGCCCATCGCGAGGAAGTCGAAGCCCTCGCGCATCCCGGTCTCCATGTGGTCGTGGTTCGTGATGCCGCCGAGCAGGATCAGCTTGCTGTTCTTGACGACGGGGATGAACTGCCGCGCGGCCTCGAGCATGTAGAGGTCCTCGTACGGGAACTCGCCGAGCACCTTCTTGCCGAACAGCCGCACGCCCGTCTTCACCGGCTGCTTCATCAGCGCGGCGAAGTCCTCCACCGGGACGTCCCCGCGGAAAAGGAACATCTGCCGCACCACCGAAGAACCCTGGGTCAGCAGGATCGCGTCCAGGTTCGCGTCGGCGTCCAGCAGCTGCGCCGTACGCAGCGACTCCGCCAGCTTGATGCCGCCGGGGACCCCGTCGATCATGCTGATCTTCGCGGTCACGGCGATGGCGTCCCCCACCCTTTCGCGCACCGCGCGGGCGATCTCGCGCACCAGGCGCGACCTGTTGTCGATGTCGCCGCCGTACTCGTCCTTGCGACGGTTGAGCAGTGGGCTCAGGAACGCGCTAGGCAGGTAGTTGTGCCCGAAGTGCAGCTCCACCGCGTCGAGCCCGGCGTCCACGGCCACCTGCGCGGCCGCGGCGAACTGCTCGATGACCTCCGCGATCTCGCCGCGGGTGATCGGGCGGCAGTACTCGAACGAGGTGGGGTTGATGAACTTGCTGGGGGACGTGGGCGTGACGCCGGTGATCTTCTTCGAACCCACCGGGCCGGCGTGTCCGAGCTGGGCGGAGACCGCGGCGCCCTCGGCGTGGACCGCGTCGGCAAGGCGCCGCAGGCCGGGCACGGCCTCGGGGCTCATCACGATCTGGCCGGGGGCCGACTTCCCCTCGGGGCTCACGCAGCAGTAGGCGATGGTGGTCATCCCCACGCCGCCGCGGACGAAGCCCAGGTGGAAGTCGATCAGGTCCTGCGTGACCAGGCCCTCCGGCGAGCGCCCCTCCGACGTGGCCGCCTTGATGATCCGGTTCGGCACGCGCACCGGCCCCAGCGTCGCCGGGTCGAAGGGACTCGGCGTCCGGACCGGCGTCAGGCTCAGTGAGCGGTCGAGCCGCTCATGCGTGCCCGCCCCCGGTGACGGCTCGTGCGACGGCTGCGTCTGCTGCGGGTTCGGCGATTGTGCGTTCGATGACAACTGCGACACCTTTCTCGACTACGTGATGCCACTCACATTGCCGAGGTGACGCGCCCCATGACCGAATTATCCCGCCCAGGGGGAACGCGGTGCGCACA
This window contains:
- a CDS encoding NADH:flavin oxidoreductase; translated protein: MTPVRTPSPFDPATLGPVRVPNRIIKAATSEGRSPEGLVTQDLIDFHLGFVRGGVGMTTIAYCCVSPEGKSAPGQIVMSPEAVPGLRRLADAVHAEGAAVSAQLGHAGPVGSKKITGVTPTSPSKFINPTSFEYCRPITRGEIAEVIEQFAAAAQVAVDAGLDAVELHFGHNYLPSAFLSPLLNRRKDEYGGDIDNRSRLVREIARAVRERVGDAIAVTAKISMIDGVPGGIKLAESLRTAQLLDADANLDAILLTQGSSVVRQMFLFRGDVPVEDFAALMKQPVKTGVRLFGKKVLGEFPYEDLYMLEAARQFIPVVKNSKLILLGGITNHDHMETGMREGFDFLAMGRGLLREPGLVNAVREDHGKQTLCTHCNRCMYTVYGRTHCVLDPESAYGPVATADAGGANGGAAGIPAPPGVSVRA
- a CDS encoding SDR family NAD(P)-dependent oxidoreductase yields the protein MTIKDKVALVTGAGQGVGQGIAFALAERGAKVALAGRTYEKVEQTAKEIRERGRDAQAFTCDVTDPFDTESLAERVVDHFGSMSILVNNAQTVVNGRLLDITDDDYGRVMDSGPLATLRLMRTCHPHLSGGGSIVNLGSAAGVRWDPSGYGIYAAAKEAIRALTRTAACEWADDGIRVNAILPLSLSPGLATWAEQRPEEAEAYLNTVPLHRFGDPEGDIGAAVAFLCSDDAKYITGHSLPVDGGQVLMR
- a CDS encoding Rieske 2Fe-2S domain-containing protein, with amino-acid sequence MTVSEEVRGAADTVVDEVREIESGGNPERFARGWHCLGLAKDFRDGTPHSVEAFGGKLVVWQDTKGELNVLDSYCRHMGGDLSQGTVKGDEIACPFHDWRWGGDGKCKEIPYAKRVPMRARTQNWPTLERNGQLYVWNDPEGGKPTEEETIPEIEGYGSDKWTDWNWSSVLIEGTNCRELVDNVVDMAHFFYVHLNQPLHFRNIFEDHIATQEMSFKPRADMAGEDYVNFGEESVTQSTASYFGPSYMINRLTAQDGLEVILINCHVPVRPDAFRLQYGVMVSKLPGMSDEEAQALAEQFGNGTMETFEQDVQIWDTKARIDNPLLCEDDGPVYQLRRWYEQFYVDRDDITEDMVRRFEFDVDVTKANEYWDREVAENVERKRAEKQQKATAGSGAAGA
- a CDS encoding flavin reductase family protein, which codes for MTPVTMARPAPDAEVDPRTLRAVLGNFCTGVTVITAHDGRRPLGFACQSVTSLSLDPPYVSFCPAKTSTSWPAMRAVESVCINVLAADQKEVCGRFAVSGGDKFEGLPWFRGDNGAPVVSGALARIEAELAFEHEAGDHTIAVCRVTALEAARDVDPLLFFRGGYGSFADM
- a CDS encoding acyl-CoA dehydrogenase family protein, which encodes MTATGAGAQTGTARRGHPTHEVFNQPPPRTDINEYTTNAALTEAVQRYGGGWAAPHLTEVGELVGGAQFQLDAELVQRFTPELRTHDRYGNRVDEVDFHPSYHRIMGAAVAHGAHTSAWADPRPGANVARAGVFMQFSQVEPGHACPVSMTHAAVPSLRFSPDLAEFWVPRTFSREYDPQLTLDKPGAIFGMAMTEKQGGSDVRANTTRAEELSDGTWALTGHKWFCSAPQSDAFLVLAQANAGLSCFLVPRVLPDGARNVFRIQRLKDKMGNKSNASSEIELDGTVGWLVGEVGRGVRTIIEMVGRTRLDCVYGSAAGMRQSVAEAAWHARHRQAFGKTLIDQPAMTGVIADLQLEAEAATWTAMRLAAAYDDETGEQGPLRRLATAVSKYWVCKRGPHHAYEALECLGGNGFIENFPLARRYREQPVMAVWEGSGNVIALDVLRAMAREPETVEAFDAEVALAAGSSHAFDAHLARTRKMIAAVAADPAGAESRARRLVESMALAFQASLMVREAPTAVADGFVAARLGGDGGIEYGTLPDGVDAGAIAARA
- a CDS encoding ABC transporter substrate-binding protein; the protein is MSESPGGGATATSDGEVTVGIIGDQPDGGEPVDGGVLRFASYAPVRSLDPVKTQASGTTGGTELAAVYDVLVRYDAVAETYEPRIAESLDESDDGMSWTLTLRDGITFSDGTPLDAAAVVASTERYNRLNGPDAQVFTDSVASVEAVDDSTVVYTLNRPWHQFPAMLSLGHGMIVAPGSGEGAAFRPIGAGPFTVKSLGQSTLELTARPDYWAGKPHVDGLTFVSIAGEKPKIDSLASGDIEMAYLRDPNYVEQAKQRFPGYLHRYSLTDQVQLNSRPGRPGADERIRRAVMLALDPEAVNQRVDGGAADPGKEIFPAWSKWHDADGTAPGLDPDTARALVDEAKADGVATRLTYVSVQDERSQKYALTVEAMLESVGLTVDIDFVPTVTDMVQSLYVDHDYDIGYTALSLPDAAPYIRLYSALSSTSTNNSSGYHSAEMDALLAKIQQAPDEDAKRAAFAELQQQFTAHAPMVPMASGSNFVAWSPNVHGVTPTMDSVMLFDDAWIKK
- a CDS encoding LLM class F420-dependent oxidoreductase — encoded protein: MKIGIFSPVVVHHPASASAWEAEAGIAELADIASAADELGFNHLTCSEHVAIPTDVAAERGGTYWDPLATFGFLAARTRRIRFATQVLVLGYHHPLDIAKRYGTLDTVSGGRLILGVGVGSLQEEFELIGAQFDGRGAVADDAMRALRASLGRTAPEYSGTHFSYRDWFVKPAAVQEHVPMWVGGRTPRSLRRAAELGDGWVPFGLPHSRLSELLARHELPDGFDVVLSAEHAVDPADEPDRCRAALESTRDAGATVATVTIAARSAAHYLEQLAALAERAREVGAQLG